TGAATTTGCATCAGACACACTGGATTGTGTGTCCACATACAGGTTCCAGCCAacctttgtaaaacaaaaacgaGTGTGTATAGAGATGgaaaacacacccacccactccTGGATAATGTGTTGGTATTCGGTGCTGTGTCTTCTGTCCGTCCAGGTTTTACTTCACTAACTGGCACGGGACCAGTGAGAGTGAGTCTCCAGTGTGGAGACACTGTATCAGCAAACTGAGGGGAGGTCTCAGTCCAAACAAGGTCCCAGAGGGAACACCACTGCTGGACGCTGCCTCCTTGGACTACCTGTTCGCCCAGGTTTGTGTTTGATCCGCATCCATCTGTACACGTGGAGACCCAACACAAAGAAGGGAAAACCTGATGAATGAGGTTTAGCGAAAAACCTGTAATTTGGTGTAGTGttacaattggggttacttttaggtttagacATGGGTTTGGatttaaggttaggtattaGAGCTGGCTTGAGTTCAGACGTGTTATACAGGGATATGGCTGGGGAATAAGGAACATCTGGATTCTGGATTAGGTCTCAggtatgtttgtgtgaatgtgaaaGTGTTTATCTGTCTCTGTGAAGGTTTGTACATTCACAGGGGTGATTCATAGCTTTTTGTAATTTCATTGGAACACGGTGGTAAATGTCAGATGGgtgtgtctatttgtgtgtcTCCAGGGCCAGCATGATTTTCAGAAAGGTTTGGCTGTGGTGCGTAGCCCCCAGACTGAAGCGGAGCAGCATGAGATCGAGAACGAGTGTCTGGGCATGGCTGTCCTGGCCATCACTCACTACTCCATGACCCGTGACATCCCCCTCTCCACTGCCTCAAATGACATCAGGTACATCTAGATGAACACACAGATACTCAGACACACCTATACAAACGTAACACACAGATACACCTATACAaatgtaacagacacacacaaaacacagattCTTTATCCTTAATGCCTTCCCCTCTGTACAGATACAATGTCCTTAATGCCTCCCCCTCTGTCCAGATACAATGTCCTTAATGCCTCCCCCTCTGTCCAGATACAATGTCCTTAATGCCTCCCCCTCTGTCCAGATACAATGTCCTTAATGCCGCCCCCTCTGTCCAGATACAATGTCCTTAATGCCGCCCCCTCTGTCCAGATACAATGTCCTTAATGCCGCCCCCTCTGTCCAGATACAATGTCCTTAATGCCTCCCCCTCTGTCCAGATACAATGTCCTTAATGCCTCCCCCTCTGTCCAGATACAATGTCCTTAATGCCTCCCCCTCTGTCCAGATACAATGTCCTTAATGCCTCCCCCTCTGTCCAGATACAATGTCCTTAATGCCGCCCCCTCTGTCCAGATACAATGTCCTTAATGCCTCCCCCTCTGTCCAGATACAATGTCCTTAATGCCTCCCCCTCTGTCCAGATACAATGTCCTTAATGCCTCCCCCTCTGTCTAGCTACAAGCGGTTTATCCCGGAGTCCCTAAACAGAAGCATTAAACAGCGTAACATCCTAACCCGGCTCCGTATCAACAACGTCTTCAAAAATTTCCTGAACGAGTTCAACAGCCGCACGGTGCAGGATAGCAACATCACCTTGTACGACCTGAAGATCAAGTACCTGTCCACTTTGGAAGGCCTGACTCGAGGCCTGGGTCGGGAGGTGCTGGAGCCCAGAGCCCTGGTAGTTACCCAGGAGGGAGAGACCAACGGGGGGCTGAGCCATGGACCGGAGCCCTCCCCCGCTATGGAGGTCCAGGTCACTGGGACCACAGGGATATCATACAGGAGGAGCCCTCCTAATGTGAGTGGGGAGCTAGGGTGGTGGAAGGAGCCCTCCTAATGTGAGTGGGGTGGTGGAAGGAGCCCTCCTAATGTGAGTGGGGAGCTAGGGTGGTGGAAGGAGCCCTCCTAATGTGAGTGGGGTGTTAGGGAGGTGGAAGGAGCCCTCCTAATGTGAGTGGGGAGCTAGGGTGGTGGAAGGAGCCCTCCTAATGTGAGTGGGGAGCTAGGGTGGTGGAAGGAGCCCTCCTATTGTGAGTGGGGAGCTAGGGTGGTGGAAGGAGCCCTCCTAATGTGAGTGGGGAGCTAGGGTGGTGGAAGGAGCCCTCCTAATGTGAGTGGGGTGCTAGGGTGGTGCTAGGGTGGTGGAAGGAGCCCTCCTAATGTGAGTGGGGTGTTAGGGAGGTGGAAGGAGCCCTCCTAATGTGAGTGGGGAGCTAGGGTGGTGGAAGGAGCCCTCCTAATGTGAGTGGGGTGCTAGGGTGGTGCTAGGGTGGTGGAAGGAGCCCTCCTAATGTGAGTGGGGTGGTGGAAGGAGCCCTCCTAATGTGAGTGGGGTGGTGGAAGGAGCCCTCCTAATGTGAGTGGGGCGTTAGGGTGGTGCTAGGGTGGTGGAAGGAGCCCTCCTAATGTGAGTGGGGTGGTGGAAGGAGCCCTCCTAATGTGAGTGGGGTGCTAGGGTGGTGGAAGGAGTCAGGGTTCAGGTTCAGATGTGTGGATCGATCGTTGGAGGTTTAAAAAGGCATTGATAATGTGATCATTTGATCACACCAACGTTACAAAAATGCTCACAATGTTAACGCTCAGTGTTTACTGCTAGTATGTAACATTTAGCTGATGCTCCTACTCCAAACAAATCCTGCCTGTACCAGTTCCACACAcggatatcttttttttttcatttttcatagaGGAAAAGTAgtttttgaaatgaatcactacacaaagacagacagcatACAACCTAAATTATTTTACTTTGTTACCCTTATTAAAAAGAATTGAAATAATTTCATTGGGACACATTTATCTGcaacatttgagagaaacaaacttttttaagctcatgaaacatgggaGCAACACTTTacatgttgcatttatatttccGTTCAGCTTATGAATCTTATGTATCGTTTGTTTCATTGACATTAGAATACCCTGATCCTCAAagagaagacaaagaaaaagaacaagCCTGATAGCAAACAGAAAAAGGACAAGAAGAAGGAGTCCAACGATGGCTGGGTGGTGTTCTGTGATTTCCACGAGATCACGCACATTGTTATCAAAGACTCCACTGTCACCATCATCAGACAGGATAACAAGAAGATGGTAAGCATGCAACCAAACACGCAATACTGCCTTAGCAGAGATTATGCACATTAGGCCAGTGACAGTTGCTTGTTTATTGAATAGTCTCTACTGTACTGTTACGCCCCAAAACGCAAACCACTAGGTCTTCCCAATCTCTTAGAAATCTGATTGTCTGTGTTTAGATTACCATTACATAGTCCAGGCTGGAGCTGTTTACAGACTGGAGCAGGCTAGGCATAAGGGGAGGGAAGGAAGCTAGCGCCTTGCTTTAGTCACAGACTCCAGGGAGATTAGCTATTGTCAATGTGTTAGCGGAACTAGCGAGTGTTTTGATGAAGTGTTTAATCACAATGCTTTACCTCTCCAGGAAGTGCAGCTGGCGTTCAAAGGCGAGGCATTGGCGTTCGCTGCCCTGGTGGACGGGTACTTCCGTCTGACGGTCGATGCCCATCACTACTTGTGTACGGAAGTGGCTCCTTCTTCTGTGGTGCAGAACTTACAGAACTGCTGTCATGGACCTATCTggtacacactcatacacacactctatTAATCTCTCTCGGTATTCATCACTGTTTCATTGTGCGGGTTTTGTGTTTTCTCACCAATGGCTCTCTGTACCTCCTGCAGTACGGAATATGCCATCCAGAAGCTTCGTCAGGAGGGCAATGAGGAGGGAACCTATGTCCTGCGTTGGTCCTGTACTGACTACAATTACATCATCATGACCGTGGTCTGCAGTGAGGTAAAATACACTGGAATTATTTCTCAGTATGTGgttactgtaaaaataaataattaaaagcaCATAAACACCCATTAGACAGACAGTTAAAGAGTAGGTAGCATAACCAGATGTTGCGTATACATTTGCAGTAGTATACGCATTTGTCACAATGCAAAATTACACCTACAGTAGGTATATTCCATTTATATAGTAATGCAGTCCAAAGTAAAACAACTCTAATAAACCAGAAGTGACAAAGGGCAGAGGACAAGGTAAAcgcaacatacatttttgtgtacAGCCTCAATGTTAACTCATTGGCTACTGTCTGAAACTCTAACTTAAAGAACTCAAACTTCGGCAGCAGAATTCCAAAGGCTATATGGTAAGAATCAGAGAAGCCTGATTAGACTTTGCTAGTACAGAGCCAGTACAGGATTTCTGATTATTGAGATACGAGAAGAGGATGAACCTATATTGATGTGATATGAAGGCAAAAGTATGGAGAGAAAAGTAACTGCAGAttatccaaagcataccacctcatctgtgaagcatGTGGGAGATAGtgtcatggcatgggcatgcatggctgccCCTGCAACGGATCACTCATTTTTACTGATGATGTAACCAATAATGGCAGCAGCAGAATGTGTACAGAAGTATCTTGGCCAAAACACACTGTCAACGCAGCCAAGGAGTTCATTGGGGGACAACAGTGGAACATTTTAGACTGGCCATGTCAATATCCTCATTTAAgttgaacatgcatttcactgaAGTCAGGGGAGGAGACTGAAATCAGAAACTCTCCAAACACAAGCAAGAGCTCAAAATGGCAGCAGTAAAGGCTTGGCAAAGATCTTATAGCTCTTACATTTACTTTAAGTGAAATTGGTGGTAGAACTCTGaaagtgctgttattcttagttgCTAAAACGTGTGAATGACTCAGTATGTATGGAGGGCTCTGAATAGATTTGTCTCATGGTTAGGTCTATTGTGtggtgtatatacagtggggagaacaagtatttgatacactgccgattttgcaggttttcccacttacaaaacatgtagaagtctgtaatttttatcataggttctcttcaactgtgagggatggaatctaaaacaaaaatccagaaaatcactgtatgatttttaagtaattaatttgcattttattgcatgacataagtaattgatacatcaaaaaagcataacttaatatttggtacacgaacctttgtttgcaattacagagatcatatgtttcctgtagttcttgaccaggtttgcgcatattgcagcagggattttggctcctccatacagaccttctccagattgtTCaaatttcggggctgtcgctgggcaatacggactttcagctccctccaaagattttctattgggttcaggtctggagactggctaggccactccaggaccttgagatgcttcttacggagccactaatcagttgccctagctgtgtgtttcaggtcgttcaatgctcttactgagggaaggaggttgttggccaagatctcacaatacatggccccatccatcctcgcctcaatacggtgcagtgtcctgtcccctttgcagaaaagcgtccccaaagaatgtttccacctccatgcttcacggttgggatggtgttcttggggttgtactcatccttcttcttcctccaaacacagcgagtggagttaagaccaaaaagctctatttttgtctcatcagaccacattaccctctcccattcctcctctgaatcatccagatggtctgGACATccgctggcttaagcagggggatcTCGCttgcgctgtaggattttaatccatgacggcgtaatagttttctttgagactgtggtcccagttctcttcaggtcattgaccaggtcctgccttgtagttctgggctgatccctcaccttcctcatgatcattgatgccccacgaggtgagatcttgcatggagccccagaccgagggagattgaccatcttgaacttcttccattttctaataattgcgccaacagttgttgaattctcaccaagctgcttgcctattgtcctgtagcccatcccagccttgtgcaggtctacaattttatccctgatgtcccttacacagctctctggtcttggccattgtggagaggttggagtctgtttgattgagtgtgtggacagcaaGGTTATAATTGTTAACAAAAACGAACGAAAAAACGAAAACTatgtgggaaaaaacattgtcgttaactgaaattaaaataaaaacgaggcattacaaaaaaaacgaTAACTAAAACTGTgatgtgtggttgacaaaactaactaaaataaaattatagagtaaatgttcttagtttttgtctttgtcaatgtctttccttttttaacactatttaaaacacgcagagtattcgctcagctgtgtttcctttccctgctctccctccatctctctgtcactcactcacacacacacacacacacacacacacacacacacacacacactcgggacacaagtttatttttatttgtcatgttcttttCTCAGATTAAGCTCCCTGACATTCTGACCGAAATTTCTTGTGTGACTCAAAAAGGAGTTGAATACATGCGGTTCATCATGTCTGTCTTCTTTAGTCTGTTggctatttagtttttttcttggcacacctcacttccacattttgcatttattgcgGAGTGTAGACttgtttacatatttgttcccatatgtacattttatgtactggttttattgttgaataaatattttctaaaattgtatgatgtttttgttgagttattattacacaatagcCCATATtaatagcccatattacaaaaaaagactaaaactaataaaaactaaactaaaactaagcattttcaaaaaataaaaactaaactaaactagcaaacccactttaaaaactaattaaaactaaactgaatttgaaaacaaaaagtcaaaacgaaataaaaaataaaaaaataaatgcaaaactataataaccttggtggacaggtgtcttttatacaggtaacgagttcaaacaggtgcagtttatacaggtaatgagtggagaacaggagggcttcttaaagaaaaactaacaggtctgtgagagacggaattcttactggttgttaggtgatcaaatacttatgtcatgcaataaaatgcaaattaattataaaaaaaatcataatatgattttcaggatttttgttttagattccgtctctcacagttgtagtgtacctatgatacagacctctacatgctttgtaagcaggaaaacctgcaaaatcggcagtgtatcaaatacttgttctccccactgtatcagtACACACTGTATTAAATGAGATGTGCGTGtttctcattcctcctctccttcccttcatcTGCCcttccatcctcctcctcctcacttcAGATGGACATCTGTGAGTCCAGGCAGGTTTATCAGTATAAGAACTTCCAGATCGAAGTGGGTCCGGAGGGCTACCGCCTGTATGGGACGGACACCTATAGGTCTTCTCTCCGAGAGCTGCTGGACCACCTGACGGGACAGAACCTCCGCACAGACAACCTCCGCTTCCAGCTCAAACACTGCTGTCCCCCGCAGCCCAGAGGTAGAGGAGtgaggagacacacacacacacacacacacgcacagtctCAGACTGTTCATTAGAAAATGCTAAATTCACATTTTAGTCTTTTTAGTCTTTTATCCGACCCTCAGAATGTCATGCTTTGTATACATTTCAGGTGCAAACCAATGCACACATTGAACTGAGGAGTCAGTGTGATTTAGCTCCTGTCAGCTGAGAGGATCTCACCTTCTGTAGCTGTTTACACCATCAGCTTTAGTTTCCCTTAGCAACACTGCCTCACCATGGTTACCACCCGCTTAACCCTGACAGTATGTTCACACTGCGTGGGTGTGGCcatatgttttgtgtgtatgtggtggttGTCTGTTAGATCACTCTGTCTTGTTTACatcctgtgcgtgtgtgtgtgcgcgtgtgtccttgtgtgtgtgcatgcgtgcgtgtgcatgtgtgtgtttggcgaGGACAGGTAGTACTGTGGTTTCCAGAGCAGCACTCTCCACATCTGTTTACTGCAGGGAGGCGAGAGAAGGGGACGCCTGTGTGTTTGAAGGGGGAGGGCAGctgttattgtaaaatcttTTGCCTGCTATGAGGGTCCCGTCACAAAGAGGAAggatcatttgttttgtttttgtgtgcatgttCTTCTTCTGTCAGAACATCACTTCCTCCTACACAGCCACACGCTGCAGAGGAGATGAAATTGCACAAACATCTACGCATGCACTTACATACTCTGCTCACGTAAACAGAAATTTCTAGCGTGTGCAAGTAGTTTTCAAgcatatgcccccccccccaaataaacCCACCAAATAACTACAGTGTTTCAAAGTCCACAGGGAGTTAAGCTACATGGCTGGTTTACAGGCTGTTTTCTGCACACGGTCTCTTGTTGATGTGGAAACACTGCCACTCCATGTCTGCAGTGCCAAATGCCTTTCTCAGACCATTTGACATAGATAAGACTGGCGTCAGTGTTGCTCAACGTTTTTTGGGTGGTATTTTTGGGCCTAAATTCAACGTGTGTTTCAGAGGTGTCCAACCTGCTGGTAGTGACTAAGGAAAGGGCATATGTCCCCCAGACACCCCTGCAGGAGAGCCAGCTCAGCTTCCACAGGATCCTCAAGGAGGAGATCATACAGGTAAAGTACCTTCACCCATGTTTGGACCCGTTTCCTCTCTGTCAGCatttagagagaaaaaaatagtCCTGTCTTTTTTCAACcctcttttttttccatttcccaATTTCATCGCTGTCTCATTGCAACAACTCCCAGCAGGCTCCTAAGAGTTGGAAGATTCTTTCCTCATAGGCCGAGCCGTTGTGCTTTTTCCACACGGCTCCTTTGACCACGGGTCAATGAGCATGAGGGGAGTGCTCTCTAACCCCATGACCTCCGTTAGCACCCAAGATGCCTCAGGGAGTAGCTAGAGTGCAGAGATCCCAGTCAGTCCCCGCTGACGATGGCTCCCCACTCCCCAAGCAACACTGGCCAATATGCATAGACCGTAAAATGAGCTGTTTAGCATGAGTGTTAGCGAATGGGACAGAGTGAAACAGCGATGAGCTTCGGTTCGTTATCATTTCTAAACAGGTCAATTTCTTAGGTTGCgtttgtatctctctctctcagggagAGCATCTGGGCCTGGGAACCCGGACCAACATCTACTCCGGAATACTGAAGGTGAAGAGCGAGGACGATGAGGATGCAAACTACTGCTCCTCACATGAGCTCAAAGTGGTGCTGAAGGTCCTGGGCTCTGGCCACAGAGACATCTCACTggtaagaaacacacacacctctgttaagTGAGGTCAGTACTTTTGGGACTCCATCTGAGAGCACGTGAACCATGTTCTGTGCCGGAGATCTGCCAGACTGGAACCAACTCTGTTTTGCCCCCCCCACAGGCCTTCTTCGAGACAGCCAGCATGATGCGACAAGTGTCTCATAAGCACATCGCCCTGCTCTATGGAGTCTGTGTGCGTCACCTGGAgagtgagtacacacacacacaggcactgtAACGTACCTGACATCCAGACCTGTGACAATTCACGGGTCTGTTGTTGTTGGCAGCAGCGTTTATGCGGGAACGATACGGACTATATGATAAGACTTGCCATCGTTTCCAAGGAATTCGCTGGTGAGGGGAGGGTTCAGCAGACAACAAAGCAATGAGTTACTAGAGTCCTTGTCTGAGCGTGTCAGAACATGCATCTCACAGTTTCATGGGTGGGGTTTGTTGCCAGTGGATTCATATAGCCTGGCGTTGCCCCCCCCCAGACAAAGGCGGTTACCAAGAGGGAACAAACAATCCTGTCTACTTGTGTGTTGACTCCATTTTAACCTgggtctccctctcctcctcagatATCATGGTGGAGGAGTTTGTCCAGTTTGGTCCGTTGGATCTGTTCATGCGTAGGCAACAGAGTCCACTTGGCACGCCATGGAAGTTCCAGGTCGCCAAACAACTGGCCAGTGCGCTTAGCTACctagtaagacacacacacaaacacacattctcccCACACACTCACCGAAATGGACAGAATCACAATAATGCTTACATTTGGGAGGTGTGCATACCtgactccccctccctccctccctccctccatcctcgtGTAGGAGGATAAGAAGCTGGTACATGGCTTTGTATGTACCAAGAACATCCTGCTGGCCAGAGAAGGAGTCGACAGTGAGGGAGGACCCTTCATCAAGCTCAGTGACCCGGGAATACCCATCACTGTGCTAACGAGACAAGGTACGGACCACTTCACCGAACCGTTTCGGTTGGCAGTCTCGTGTGGAGACAGAAATTATGAAACAAACAAGGAGCTTTTAATGGACAAGGGCATCTTTCGAGAAGTATTatatggtcatggaaatctaaAAGGGAGGTTTGGTCTGGGAAGTACGGTACAAGTACACTTCCCATTCTACAATCCCCTGCCACAGCATCGTGTTTCATATATCTGTTTGGTTAACATTGACTGTGGCTGACAGTTTTAACCGACCAGCAGAACCAATACCCTGTGTCTCCATGGGGACATGTGATTTGGACAGAAAAGACCACCCCACCCCCTTCTGCCTTTTGTTCCACCCACTCCCCATCTTGTCCTGTCCTCCCTGCCCCCTAGTCCGttcccactctctcccactGTCCTCTCCTCACCTCGTTCTTTCCACTGTGTGCCAGTCAGTCTGTGTTACCGGCATGGTAGGGCTGTGGATTCCTGTCAGTGGGACGTTAGGGCTTGTGGGAAGGACTTGGCTCCAGGCCAGGAATGCTGGGGCCCCTGTTCACATGGCAGGGGGGAGTGAATCATGACAGTAATTGCAGTAATCTTGTAgggaaatgtataaaatatttatttttaataaaatatatatatatatatatataccaaatGGTTTACATACCAACTggtttgtttatatacactCTATCTTGTGACATGGATTGACGAATGTTATGTAGAAATTTGAAGAGAGTGCAAAGTTGAACACAGTGGAAAAACCCCAAACGCACCCTGGTTTAAATCTGATGGACTGTGCCAAAGTACACATTTTACAAGAATTGAACCTGTTTGGATCAGGGAAAAGGACAATAAGCAACC
The nucleotide sequence above comes from Esox lucius isolate fEsoLuc1 chromosome 8, fEsoLuc1.pri, whole genome shotgun sequence. Encoded proteins:
- the jak1 gene encoding tyrosine-protein kinase JAK1, coding for MPSPGVMELGRQLCGKMRRSKRAEGPVAMPMRGLEIHFYLPDTHQLEFLKDSFTAEELCVRAAKRCYISPLCHNLFALYDESRTLWYPPSHVFNITEDTSIKLHYRMRFYFTNWHGTSESESPVWRHCISKLRGGLSPNKVPEGTPLLDAASLDYLFAQGQHDFQKGLAVVRSPQTEAEQHEIENECLGMAVLAITHYSMTRDIPLSTASNDISYKRFIPESLNRSIKQRNILTRLRINNVFKNFLNEFNSRTVQDSNITLYDLKIKYLSTLEGLTRGLGREVLEPRALVVTQEGETNGGLSHGPEPSPAMEVQVTGTTGISYRRSPPNNTLILKEKTKKKNKPDSKQKKDKKKESNDGWVVFCDFHEITHIVIKDSTVTIIRQDNKKMEVQLAFKGEALAFAALVDGYFRLTVDAHHYLCTEVAPSSVVQNLQNCCHGPICTEYAIQKLRQEGNEEGTYVLRWSCTDYNYIIMTVVCSEMDICESRQVYQYKNFQIEVGPEGYRLYGTDTYRSSLRELLDHLTGQNLRTDNLRFQLKHCCPPQPREVSNLLVVTKERAYVPQTPLQESQLSFHRILKEEIIQGEHLGLGTRTNIYSGILKVKSEDDEDANYCSSHELKVVLKVLGSGHRDISLAFFETASMMRQVSHKHIALLYGVCVRHLENIMVEEFVQFGPLDLFMRRQQSPLGTPWKFQVAKQLASALSYLEDKKLVHGFVCTKNILLAREGVDSEGGPFIKLSDPGIPITVLTRQECVERIPWIAPECVKDSANLSVAADKWGFGTTLWEICYDGEVPLKEKKLTEKERFYAAECQLATPECRELAELMTHCMAYDPRKRPFFRAIVRDIDTLEEQNPSIKPVPSLEVDPTMFEKRFLRKIRDLGEGHFGKVELCRYDPRGDRTGELVAVKSLKPENGEEQSSNLWSEIGILKELYHENIVKYKGICQEEGGRGIKLIMEYLPAGSLKEYLPRNRAQTRPETLLSYAVQICQGMDYLGSRNYIHRDLAARNVLVENESTVKIGDFGLTKSIKDNEGYYTVKDDLDSPVFWYAPECLVHCKFYLASDVWSFGVTMYELFTYCETAISPMSVFLKMIGPTHGQMTVTRLVKVLEEGKRLPRPECCTGAVYELMRACWESTPESRITFKALIADFTRMLANSSK